Proteins encoded in a region of the Streptomyces violaceoruber genome:
- a CDS encoding SDR family oxidoreductase: MRVFVTGASGWIGSAVVPELIGAGHQVVGLARSDASAEALTAAGAGVVRGTLDDLDVLRRAAADSDGVVHLAFKHDIAFSGDFKGAGEADRRAVEVIGEALAGSDRPFTIASGTPAIPGHVATEHDGHDADRAAAARGDAQHIRAVTAELTVSLSARGVRSSVVRLAPTNHGEGDNGFVPALIGIARGKGVSGYIGDGTNRWSAAHRLDSARLFRLALEKAPAGSTLHAVAEEGLPVRDLAEVVGRQLGLPVVSVPAAEAEAHFGWLAGPLAANRAASSVLTRELLGWEPVQPGLVEDLEQGHYFK; this comes from the coding sequence ATGCGTGTTTTCGTCACCGGCGCCTCCGGCTGGATCGGCTCAGCCGTCGTTCCCGAGCTGATCGGGGCCGGACATCAGGTCGTGGGGCTCGCCCGTTCGGACGCCTCGGCCGAGGCGCTCACCGCGGCCGGGGCCGGCGTGGTCCGGGGCACCCTGGACGACCTCGACGTCCTGCGGCGGGCCGCCGCCGACTCGGACGGGGTCGTCCACCTGGCCTTCAAGCACGACATCGCGTTCTCCGGCGACTTCAAGGGCGCCGGCGAGGCCGACCGGCGGGCCGTCGAGGTGATCGGCGAGGCGCTCGCCGGGTCCGACCGGCCGTTCACGATCGCGTCCGGAACGCCCGCGATTCCGGGGCACGTGGCCACCGAACACGACGGCCACGACGCGGACCGGGCCGCGGCCGCCCGGGGCGACGCCCAGCACATCCGGGCCGTCACCGCCGAACTGACCGTCTCCCTGTCCGCCCGCGGTGTCCGCTCCTCCGTGGTACGGCTGGCGCCGACCAATCACGGCGAGGGGGACAACGGGTTCGTACCGGCCCTCATCGGGATCGCCCGCGGCAAGGGCGTCTCCGGGTACATCGGCGACGGCACCAACCGCTGGTCGGCCGCGCACCGTCTCGACTCCGCGCGCCTGTTCCGCCTCGCGCTGGAGAAGGCCCCCGCGGGCTCGACGCTGCACGCCGTCGCGGAGGAGGGCCTGCCGGTGCGGGACCTCGCCGAGGTGGTCGGCCGGCAGCTGGGCCTGCCGGTGGTGTCGGTCCCGGCCGCGGAGGCGGAGGCCCACTTCGGCTGGCTGGCGGGCCCCCTCGCCGCCAACCGCGCGGCTTCCAGCGTCCTGACCCGCGAGCTGCTGGGGTGGGAGCCGGTCCAGCCCGGGCTCGTCGAGGACCTGGAGCAGGGCCACTACTTCAAGTAG
- a CDS encoding phosphatase PAP2 family protein has translation MKTTPTRILSRRDLGTLFAAWRRPRAVLWTAAGVVTLGFLIALEIVARHYGVRGPITNQAREVVFSPRSGPLLYAGLALTMVVLTWRQRLVAAGAAIGIDVVFLLMRWAVGADPNFGNGALWVVLGCAVVAVTRRTGSERALLLKGAGLGLLLVAGHKTGDTWLLITSETRKAVLDPYVATADQALGNPSWLVGRFVDATGPVGGHVLHLVYGQLPLAAALVGLYQLRHVAVERRFPSHHLVRTFLVIGLLGPAVYMVFPVVGPVFAYGADGGQWAVANLWPHTLPPAGAPHAIPFDDITPRNCMPSLHTAWATTLFIHSRKGSRGMRFAGTFWLVATLTATLGFGYHYGADLVAGVVFALTVEAAMRASARGWDGAAVRLVAYGTTVFAVLLVAYRHLPVEMARYPWAAGPLLLLAAASVVLGYLRTTRRWEAKTLPARQPEPPRPAEPQPELV, from the coding sequence GTGAAGACCACACCGACACGAATACTCTCGCGAAGAGACCTCGGCACCCTGTTCGCCGCGTGGCGCCGGCCGCGGGCCGTGCTGTGGACCGCGGCCGGTGTGGTGACCCTCGGTTTCCTCATCGCGCTGGAGATCGTCGCGCGCCACTACGGCGTGCGGGGCCCGATCACCAACCAGGCGCGGGAGGTGGTCTTCTCCCCGCGCTCCGGGCCCCTGCTGTACGCCGGTCTCGCCCTGACGATGGTGGTGCTCACCTGGCGCCAGCGCCTCGTCGCGGCCGGCGCGGCGATCGGCATCGACGTCGTCTTCCTGCTGATGCGCTGGGCGGTCGGCGCTGACCCGAACTTCGGCAACGGCGCGCTGTGGGTGGTCCTCGGCTGCGCGGTCGTCGCTGTGACGCGTCGCACGGGCAGCGAACGGGCCCTGCTGCTCAAAGGCGCCGGGCTGGGCCTGCTCCTTGTGGCCGGGCACAAGACGGGCGACACCTGGCTGCTCATCACCTCGGAGACCCGCAAGGCGGTGCTCGACCCGTACGTGGCCACCGCCGACCAGGCGCTCGGCAATCCCTCGTGGCTGGTCGGCCGGTTCGTCGACGCCACCGGACCGGTCGGCGGCCACGTGCTCCACCTCGTCTACGGCCAGCTGCCCCTGGCCGCCGCCCTCGTCGGGCTGTACCAACTGCGCCACGTGGCGGTCGAGCGCCGGTTCCCGAGCCACCACCTCGTGCGGACCTTCCTCGTCATCGGGCTGCTCGGGCCCGCCGTCTACATGGTCTTCCCGGTCGTCGGACCGGTCTTCGCCTACGGCGCCGACGGCGGTCAGTGGGCGGTGGCCAACCTGTGGCCTCACACGCTGCCGCCGGCCGGCGCACCGCACGCGATCCCGTTCGACGACATCACCCCGCGCAACTGCATGCCCAGCCTGCACACGGCGTGGGCCACGACGCTGTTCATCCACTCCCGCAAGGGCTCCCGGGGCATGCGGTTCGCGGGCACGTTCTGGCTGGTCGCCACCCTCACCGCGACCCTGGGCTTCGGCTACCACTACGGCGCCGACCTCGTCGCCGGCGTGGTCTTCGCGCTCACGGTCGAGGCCGCGATGCGGGCGTCCGCGCGGGGCTGGGACGGTGCGGCCGTCCGGCTGGTCGCGTACGGCACCACGGTGTTCGCGGTGCTGCTGGTGGCCTACCGGCACCTGCCGGTGGAGATGGCCCGGTACCCCTGGGCCGCCGGGCCGCTGCTTCTCCTCGCGGCGGCCTCCGTGGTCCTCGGGTACCTGCGCACCACCCGGCGGTGGGAGGCGAAGACCCTGCCGGCGCGGCAGCCGGAACCGCCGCGCCCCGCGGAACCGCAGCCCGAGCTGGTCTGA